A region of Ahaetulla prasina isolate Xishuangbanna chromosome 12, ASM2864084v1, whole genome shotgun sequence DNA encodes the following proteins:
- the PSME3IP1 gene encoding PSME3-interacting protein isoform X2, whose translation MPYWEPAGASLQSPPLLPLRRPGSVNMGPSGKGCSRMEGGESSADLVINKRFVSEAELEERRKRRQEEWEKVRKPEDPKECPEEVYDPRSLYERLQEQKDKKQQEFEEQFKFKNMVRGLDEDESKFLDEVSQQQVLIEKQRHEEDLKELNEYRTLSKVGASTDLKKEADKKLSVKSENKSKFSQAKLLAGAVKHRSLEGANSVKRLKLDPDSDHDNVQGISCSHSFLDHLRAMCQIARESWKRFSATKNHLAFPWAAAP comes from the exons ATGCCGTATTGGGAGCCGGCGGGAGCGAGCCTGcagtctcctcctcttcttcctctgcgGAGACCAGGGAGCGTCAACATGGGACCCTCCGGGAAGG GCTGCTCCAGAATGGAAGGTGGAGAAAGCAGCGCCGACCTTGTAATTAACAAAAGATTTGTCTCAGAAGCTGAGTTAGAAGAACGTCGCAAGCGAAGACAGGAGGAATGGGAGAAGGTTCGGAAACCTGAAGATCCCAAAG AATGTCCCGAAGAAGTGTACGACCCCCGATCTCTCTATGAAAGGCTTCAGGAACAGAAGGACAAAAAGCAGCAGGAGTTTGAAGAACAGTTCAAATTCA AAAATATGGTCAGGGGCCTGGATGAAGATGAGTCCAAGTTCCTCGATGAAGTTTCTCAGCAGCAAGTCCTGATAGAAAAGCAGCGTCACGAAGAAGACCTCAAGGAACTGAACGAGTACCGG ACTTTGTCAAAAGTCGGAGCTAGTACCGACTTGAAGAAGGAAGCAGACAAGAAACTGTCAGTAAAATCAGAAAACAAGAGCAAATTCTCTCAGGCCAAGCTGTTGGCAGGAGCTGTGAAACACAGAAG TTTAGAAGGTGCCAACAGTGTAAAAAGATTGAAACTGGACCCGGATTCTGACCATGATAATGTTCAAG GAATCTCTTGCTCACATAGTTTCCTGGACCATCTCAGAGCGATGTGCCAAATAGCGAGGGAGTCATGGAAGAGATTTTCAGCAACA aaAAACCACCTTGCGTTCCCCTGGGCAGCAGCGCCATGA
- the PSME3IP1 gene encoding PSME3-interacting protein isoform X4, whose amino-acid sequence MPYWEPAGASLQSPPLLPLRRPGSVNMGPSGKGCSRMEGGESSADLVINKRFVSEAELEERRKRRQEEWEKVRKPEDPKECPEEVYDPRSLYERLQEQKDKKQQEFEEQFKFKNMVRGLDEDESKFLDEVSQQQVLIEKQRHEEDLKELNEYRTLSKVGASTDLKKEADKKLSVKSENKSKFSQAKLLAGAVKHRRKTTLRSPGQQRHERLCPPLPLGRRLHWHLARPWGLLRKQ is encoded by the exons ATGCCGTATTGGGAGCCGGCGGGAGCGAGCCTGcagtctcctcctcttcttcctctgcgGAGACCAGGGAGCGTCAACATGGGACCCTCCGGGAAGG GCTGCTCCAGAATGGAAGGTGGAGAAAGCAGCGCCGACCTTGTAATTAACAAAAGATTTGTCTCAGAAGCTGAGTTAGAAGAACGTCGCAAGCGAAGACAGGAGGAATGGGAGAAGGTTCGGAAACCTGAAGATCCCAAAG AATGTCCCGAAGAAGTGTACGACCCCCGATCTCTCTATGAAAGGCTTCAGGAACAGAAGGACAAAAAGCAGCAGGAGTTTGAAGAACAGTTCAAATTCA AAAATATGGTCAGGGGCCTGGATGAAGATGAGTCCAAGTTCCTCGATGAAGTTTCTCAGCAGCAAGTCCTGATAGAAAAGCAGCGTCACGAAGAAGACCTCAAGGAACTGAACGAGTACCGG ACTTTGTCAAAAGTCGGAGCTAGTACCGACTTGAAGAAGGAAGCAGACAAGAAACTGTCAGTAAAATCAGAAAACAAGAGCAAATTCTCTCAGGCCAAGCTGTTGGCAGGAGCTGTGAAACACAGAAG aaAAACCACCTTGCGTTCCCCTGGGCAGCAGCGCCATGAGCGGCTCTGCCCTCCACTGCCCCTCGGCCGCCGTCTGCATTGGCATCTTGCCCGGCCTTGGGGCTTACTCAGGAAGCAGTGA
- the PSME3IP1 gene encoding PSME3-interacting protein isoform X1, whose product MPYWEPAGASLQSPPLLPLRRPGSVNMGPSGKGCSRMEGGESSADLVINKRFVSEAELEERRKRRQEEWEKVRKPEDPKECPEEVYDPRSLYERLQEQKDKKQQEFEEQFKFKNMVRGLDEDESKFLDEVSQQQVLIEKQRHEEDLKELNEYRTLSKVGASTDLKKEADKKLSVKSENKSKFSQAKLLAGAVKHRSLEGANSVKRLKLDPDSDHDNVQEKPPCVPLGSSAMSGSALHCPSAAVCIGILPGLGAYSGSSDSESSSDSEGTINSTGKIVSSVFRGSNFFDAPL is encoded by the exons ATGCCGTATTGGGAGCCGGCGGGAGCGAGCCTGcagtctcctcctcttcttcctctgcgGAGACCAGGGAGCGTCAACATGGGACCCTCCGGGAAGG GCTGCTCCAGAATGGAAGGTGGAGAAAGCAGCGCCGACCTTGTAATTAACAAAAGATTTGTCTCAGAAGCTGAGTTAGAAGAACGTCGCAAGCGAAGACAGGAGGAATGGGAGAAGGTTCGGAAACCTGAAGATCCCAAAG AATGTCCCGAAGAAGTGTACGACCCCCGATCTCTCTATGAAAGGCTTCAGGAACAGAAGGACAAAAAGCAGCAGGAGTTTGAAGAACAGTTCAAATTCA AAAATATGGTCAGGGGCCTGGATGAAGATGAGTCCAAGTTCCTCGATGAAGTTTCTCAGCAGCAAGTCCTGATAGAAAAGCAGCGTCACGAAGAAGACCTCAAGGAACTGAACGAGTACCGG ACTTTGTCAAAAGTCGGAGCTAGTACCGACTTGAAGAAGGAAGCAGACAAGAAACTGTCAGTAAAATCAGAAAACAAGAGCAAATTCTCTCAGGCCAAGCTGTTGGCAGGAGCTGTGAAACACAGAAG TTTAGAAGGTGCCAACAGTGTAAAAAGATTGAAACTGGACCCGGATTCTGACCATGATAATGTTCAAG aaAAACCACCTTGCGTTCCCCTGGGCAGCAGCGCCATGAGCGGCTCTGCCCTCCACTGCCCCTCGGCCGCCGTCTGCATTGGCATCTTGCCCGGCCTTGGGGCTTACTCAGGAAGCAGTGATTCCGAATCCAGCTCGGACAGTGAGGGCACCATCAATTCAACGGGCAAAATTGTCTCCTCCGTGTTCCGCGGCAGCAATTTTTTTGATGCACCGCTCTAG
- the PSME3IP1 gene encoding PSME3-interacting protein isoform X3, translating into MEGGESSADLVINKRFVSEAELEERRKRRQEEWEKVRKPEDPKECPEEVYDPRSLYERLQEQKDKKQQEFEEQFKFKNMVRGLDEDESKFLDEVSQQQVLIEKQRHEEDLKELNEYRTLSKVGASTDLKKEADKKLSVKSENKSKFSQAKLLAGAVKHRSLEGANSVKRLKLDPDSDHDNVQEKPPCVPLGSSAMSGSALHCPSAAVCIGILPGLGAYSGSSDSESSSDSEGTINSTGKIVSSVFRGSNFFDAPL; encoded by the exons ATGGAAGGTGGAGAAAGCAGCGCCGACCTTGTAATTAACAAAAGATTTGTCTCAGAAGCTGAGTTAGAAGAACGTCGCAAGCGAAGACAGGAGGAATGGGAGAAGGTTCGGAAACCTGAAGATCCCAAAG AATGTCCCGAAGAAGTGTACGACCCCCGATCTCTCTATGAAAGGCTTCAGGAACAGAAGGACAAAAAGCAGCAGGAGTTTGAAGAACAGTTCAAATTCA AAAATATGGTCAGGGGCCTGGATGAAGATGAGTCCAAGTTCCTCGATGAAGTTTCTCAGCAGCAAGTCCTGATAGAAAAGCAGCGTCACGAAGAAGACCTCAAGGAACTGAACGAGTACCGG ACTTTGTCAAAAGTCGGAGCTAGTACCGACTTGAAGAAGGAAGCAGACAAGAAACTGTCAGTAAAATCAGAAAACAAGAGCAAATTCTCTCAGGCCAAGCTGTTGGCAGGAGCTGTGAAACACAGAAG TTTAGAAGGTGCCAACAGTGTAAAAAGATTGAAACTGGACCCGGATTCTGACCATGATAATGTTCAAG aaAAACCACCTTGCGTTCCCCTGGGCAGCAGCGCCATGAGCGGCTCTGCCCTCCACTGCCCCTCGGCCGCCGTCTGCATTGGCATCTTGCCCGGCCTTGGGGCTTACTCAGGAAGCAGTGATTCCGAATCCAGCTCGGACAGTGAGGGCACCATCAATTCAACGGGCAAAATTGTCTCCTCCGTGTTCCGCGGCAGCAATTTTTTTGATGCACCGCTCTAG